A genomic stretch from Primulina tabacum isolate GXHZ01 unplaced genomic scaffold, ASM2559414v2 Contig794, whole genome shotgun sequence includes:
- the LOC142535021 gene encoding uncharacterized protein LOC142535021: protein MDKSWIHSDRMSKQYEEGVEQFRGGCLENPHIDPNLIHCPCCKCKNLKKRPAKSIREHLYFHGFSQNYVNWIWHGESAESDKVNWSTNKEPIGNYHGDFETTNMCEAAYDNYKENPEALMEFLKEAEKPLYNGCKRYTKLSAIVKLYNTKAKHGMSDALFSDLLMDFGNMLPDNHNLPTKMYDAKKTLSCLALSHEKIHACSNDCILYRKQYKDCVNCPKCGLSRWKLTKKNVENKCVPAKMLWYFPPISRFKRMFKSLHTSNNLTWHAETTGVPADGINPYSNLSSRYSCWPIMLVTYNLPPNMCMKRKFIMLIMLISGPKQPGNDIDVYLDVLVEDFQRSWDGVDGVYDAYRRQFFTLKAILLWTINDFPAYGNLSGCTTHGYYACPVCKEDTCAKHLENGKKMSFVGHRRFLPRFHPYRRQMKEFDGMEEHGESSTPLSGVALFDKLSDIRCVFRKKISVKGKKRKNAKDNNLEDSKEEKDFGLTDFRKCWKKKSIFFNLPYWKHLHVRHCLDVMHIEKNVFEYLINALMNVKGKTKDNVAARLDMVQMGVRPELAPKFGEKRTYLPPAACSFTKKKVTSLSVDNGYKSPRKFLIEPEKYCHFLPILIRDALPKHVRYAIIRLCFFFEDICCKVIDVANISPPSFFDVMLHLTVHLVREVRLCGPVYFRWMYPFERSMKVLKSYVGSRKHPEGCIVRRYSAEEAIEFCSEYLNDLDPIGVPQSNRDPKSNIPGFLACKTPIIVPQVDLQQAHLTVLENTEERKMKGGYKMLTIRSSLTGFVQSCNGGTTSTLTWLAHGPRGQVIKYSSYLINGNLYQTKARDDERVCQNSGVSLVASTMLVFSAKDKNLLMTDVTFYGVIEEIWELDYHQFQVPLFKCAWVANDKGVINNDECGFTLVNMNKIGHKNDSFVLASQVNQVFYIDDLLQKGWSIVLPVPNRCYEGDDDGWTSILVSRPIDDVDTHCIPAHEKKSSMGRKKKESNATVEMIQGVHDDKPNEVTNAEHPILTDGEEHLVDVQRNKRGLTLMGKLIATAR, encoded by the exons ATGGATAAATCTTGGATTCACTCGGATAGAATGTCAAAACAGTACGAGGAGGGTGTGGAACAGTTTAGAGGAGGTTGTTTAGAGAATCCCCATATTGACCCCAATTTAATTCATTGTCCTTGTTGCAaatgtaaaaatcttaaaaaaagacCAGCTAAGTCCATTCGAGAGCATCTTTATTTCCACGGTTTTAGTCAAAATTATGTGAATTGGATTTGGCACGGTGAGTCTGCTGAAAGTGACAAAGTAAATTGGAGCACCAACAAGGAGCCAATTGGTAACTATCACGGAGACTTTGAAACCACTAATATGTGTGAGGCAGCATATGATAACTATAAAGAAAATCCAGAAGCGTTAATGGAATTTTTGAAGGAAGCAGAGAAACCTTTGTATAATGGATGTAAGCGTTACACAAAGTTGAGTGCAATTGTGAAACTATACAACACCAAAGCAAAGCATGGAATGAGTGACGCTCTATTTTCCGATCTACTAATGGATTTTGGGAATATGCTACCAGATAATCACAACTTGCCAACCAAAATGTATGATGCAAAAAAGACATTGAGTTGTTTGGCGTTGAGTCATGAAAAGATTCATGCTTGTTCCAATGATTGCATTCTTTATAGGAAGCAATATAAGGACTGCGTAAACTGCCCTAAATGTGGCTTGTCACGGTGGAAGCTAACCAAGAAGAACGTCGAGAATAAATGTGTTCCTGCAAAGATGTTGTGGTATTTCCCTCCCATATCAAGATTTAAGCGCATGTTTAAATCTCTACATACCTCCAATAATTTAACATGGCATGCAGAAACCACAGGAGTTCCCG CTGATGGAATTAATCCTTATAGCAACCTTAGTAGTCGGTACAGTTGCTGGCCAATTATGTTGGTCACCTATAATCTGCCTCCAAACATGTGTATGAAGAGAAAATTCATCATGCTAATTATGCTCATTTCAGGGCCTAAACAGCCAGGAAACGATATAGATGTCTATCTTGATGTGTTAGTTGAAGATTTTCAACGATCGTGGGATGGAGTTGATGGTGTCTATGATGCTTATCGAAGACAATTTTTCACTCTTAAAGCAATCTTATTATGGACCATCAATGACTTTCCAGCCTATGGTAACCTTAGTGGATGTACTACACATGGTTATTATGCATGCCCAGTATGCAAAGAAGATACTTGTGCAAAGCATTTGGAAAATGGGAAGAAAATGTCATTTGTAGGTCATAGACGATTCCTACCACGGTTTCATCCATATCGGAGGCAAATGAAAGAGTTCGATGGTATGGAAGAACATGGAGAATCATCTACACCATTATCTGGGGTTGCTTTGTTTGACAAGCTTTCTGACATAAGGTGTGTTTTCAGAAAGAAGATTAGTGTGAAAggtaaaaaaagaaagaatgcAAAGGACAATAATTTGGAAGATAGTAAAGAAGAAAAAGATTTTGGATTAACAGATTTCAGAAAATGTTGGAAgaagaaatcaatttttttcaatCTTCCTTATTGGAAACACCTGCATGTTAGGCATTGTCTCGATGTGATGCACATAGAGAAAAATGTCTTCGAATATCTCATTAATGCTTTGATGAATGTTAAAGGAAAAACCAAGGACAATGTGGCAGCTAGGTTGGACATGGTTCAAATGGGAGTTAGGCCTGAATTGGCACCTAAATTTGGTGAAAAAAGAACATATCTTCCTCCTGCTGCATGctcattcacaaaaaaaaaagttacaaGTTTGTCAGTCGATAATGGATATAAAAGTCCCAGAAAGTTTCTCATCGAACCTGAAAAATATTGT CATTTCCTGCCAATACTCATACGTGATGCATTACCAAAACATGTTAGATATGCCATCATAAGATTATGCTTCTTCTTCGAAGATATTTGTTGCAAGGTGATAGATGTAGCCAA TATTTCCCCCCCTTCTTTCTTCGATGTCATGCTTCACTTAACAGTTCATCTTGTTCGAGAAGTTCGATTATGTGGACCAGTGTACTTCCGGTGGATGTACCCGTTCGAAAGATCCATGAAGGTGCTTAAGAGTTATGTAGGCAGTCGAAAACATCCTGAAGGTTGCATTGTTCGGAGATATTCAGCCGAAGAAGCAATTGAGTTTTGTTCGGAATACCTAAATGACCTTGATCCTATTGGGGTTCCTCAATCAAATCGCGATCCCAAATCAAACATTCCTGGCTTCTTAGCATGCAAAACACCAATTATAGTGCCACAAGTTGACCTTCAACAAGCACATTTGACTGTGCTGGAAAATACAGAAGAA AGAAAGATGAAAGGTGGATACAAGATGCTCACAATAAGAAGTTCATTGACTGGTTTCGTGCAAAG CTGCAATGGTGGAACGACATCAACATTGACATGGCTGGCTCATGGTCCACGTGGGCAAGTCATTAAGTATAGTAGTTACTTGATAAATGGCAATTTATACCAAACAAAGGCACGGGATGATGAGAGAGTTTGCCAAAACAGTGGGGTTTCTCTAGTTGCTAGCACCATGCTTGTCTTTAGCGCCAAAGATAAGAATCTCTTGATGACTGATGTGACTTTCTATGGAGTGATTGAAGAAATATGGGAGTTGGactatcatcaatttcaagttCCTCTTTTCAAGTGTGCGTGGGTTGCAAATGACAAAGGAGTAATCAACAATGATGAATGTGGATTCACCTTGGTCAATATGAACAAAATAGGGCACAAGAATGACTCATTTGTCCTTGCAAGTCAAGTTAATCAAGTCTTTTATATTGATGACCTATTACAAAAAGGGTGGTCAATTGTACTCCCTGTGCCAAATCGATGTTACGAGGGAGATGATGATGGTTGGACTAGTATTCTTGTTTCTCGACCAATTGATGATGTTGATACTCATTGTATTCCGGCTCATGAAA AAAAAAGCTCAATGGGTCGTAAAAAAAAGGAATCAAATGCTACAGTTGAGATGATACAAGGAGTACATGATGATAAGCCAAATGAAGTTACTAATGCAGAGCACCCTATACTTACTGATGGAGAAGAACATCTTGTAGATGTGCAGAGGAACAAGCGAGGCCTTACGTTGATGGGTAAACTAATTGCTACTGCTAGATAG